In Fusarium oxysporum Fo47 chromosome XII, complete sequence, one DNA window encodes the following:
- a CDS encoding mate-domain-containing protein, with protein sequence MSLPTSSPLNPDGERRGRRHSIFADFIPDDLTFPPAFIDPTPNVEEILNRDIDECSSGDEHRDEEAIEDPRYVDEIDVQLAFHPTGIAFGQGFSTVPPSSIDIPPPNPHDFEQSLRAEVSLLRDNDIIPPKHPPTGWKTTKLGRLYRHLFSTRVHDHDKPLFASEDSGETTPLLRERVVRFDGIPPTPGPDEVHKRWEEALASHKIETTWQRETKTLIQYALPLIVTFLLHYSVTVASVLTVGRLGMEELAAVNLATMTASITYYVPVQGLATCLDTLCAQAYGSGHKHLVGLQAQRMTWVLWLIMIPIAIVWWFSEPILAAAVGPGHTTELAALYMRILIAGMPGVSAFESAKRFVQSQGLFHATTYTLLVGAPLSFLQNWLFVFKLGWGFPGAAIAMAVTHNLLPILLILYVRLFEGYECWKGFSRKAFTNWGPMIKLALPGMIMIEAQFSVLEILTIAAGRFGTAQLAAQGVLVTVTSMSFNIPFPLAIATSTRVANLIGADLSKAARVTAKVAIFAALIVGSINLTIFTTLRRQIPAVFTEDEQVIDIASNVILVCAIMQIFDALAAVSHGLLRGIGRQSIGSYANLFAYYVVALPIALGTSFGLGWGLAGLWVGLTAGLAVVSGLEAMYLYFTDWEEAVKQAEARMRTETARRRSSLSGLSQERH encoded by the exons ATGTCGCTACCTACAAGCTCACCGCTCAATCCCGACGGAGAACGTCGAGGAAGACGACATTCCATCTTTGCTGATTTTATTCCAGACGATCTTACATTTCCCCCGGCGTTCATCGACCCGACTCCCAATGTGGAGGAGATTCTCAATCGCGATATCGACGAGTGCTCCTCTGGAGATGAACACcgcgatgaagaagccatcgaAGACCCGCGATACGTAGACGAAATCGATGTCCAATTAGCCTTCCATCCAACAGGCATCGCCTTCGGTCAAGGCTTCTCAACCGTCCCCCCATCAAGCATCGACATCCCGCCCCCAAATCCTCACGACTTTGAACAATCCCTCCGCGCCGAAGTCTCCCTCCTCCGCGACAACGATATCATTCCACCGAAGCATCCTCCTACAGGATGGAAGACCACGAAGCTTGGCCGTCTGTATCGGCACCTGTTTAGTACGCGTGTGCACGATCATGATAAGCCACTCTTCGCATCGGAAGATTCGGGTGAGACGACGCCGTTATTGAGGGAGAGAGTTGTGAGGTTTGATGGAATTCCGCCGACGCCGGGGCCGGATGAGGTTCATAAGCGTTGGGAGGAGGCGCTGGCGTCGCATAAGATTGAGACGACGTGGCAGCGTGAGACCAAGACGTTGATTCAATATGCGCTGCCTCTTATTGTCACTTTTCTCTTGCA TTACTCGGTCACCGTCGCTTCTGTCTTGACAGTCGGTCGTCTTGGAATGGAGGAGCTCGCCGCTGTCAACT TGGCCACGATGACTGCCTCGATCACTTACTACGTCCCAGTTCAAGGCCTGGCAACCTGCCTCGACACCCTGTGCGCACAGGCCTACGGCTCCGGCCACAAGCATCTCGTTGGCCTTCAGGCGCAAAGAATGACCTGGGTTCTCTGGCTGATCATGATTCCCATCGCTATCGTTTGGTGGTTCTCAGAGCCTATTCTCGCCGCAGCCGTTGGTCCAGGTCACACAACAGAATTGGCAGCTTTGTACATGCGTATCCTCATCGCTGGCATGCCTGGCGTCAGTGCCTTCGAAAGCGCAAAGAGGTTTGTGCAGAGTCAAGGTTTGTTTCATGCTACAACTTATACGCTTCTTGTTGGAGCGCCTTTGAGCTTTTTGCAGAATTGGCTGTTTGTGTTCAAGCTTGGATGGGGCTTTCCTGGTGCCGCTATTGCCATGGCTGTCACCCATAACCTCCTCCCAATTCTTCTCATTTTGTACGTGCGGCTCTTTGAAGGTTATGAGTGCTGGAAGGGTTTCAGCCGCAAGGCATTCACAAACTGGG GCCCAATGATCAAGTTAGCTTTGCCGGGAATGATCATGATCGAAGCCCAGTTCTCTGTGCTGGAGATTCTCACCATTGCCGCAGGACGGTTTGGTACAGCGCAGCTGGCAGCTCAAGGGGTCTTGGTGACCGTCACGTCGATGTCTTTCAACATTCCCTTCCCGTTGGCTATTGCAACCTCGACTCGAGTTGCAAACCTTATTGGGGCTGATTTGAGCAAGGCTGCCCGAGTGACAGCCAAAGTG GCCATCTTCGCTGCACTCATCGTGGGGAGCATCAACTTGACGATATTCACGACCCTCAGAAGACAAATTCCCGCCGTCTTCACGGAAGATGAACAAGTCATTGACATCGCATCCAATGTCATCCTCGTCTGCGCAATCATGCAGATCTTTGACGCGTTAGCAGCCGTCTCTCACGGCCTTCTTCGCGGTATCGGACGCCAGTCCATTGGCTCTTATGCCAACCTCTTCGCATACTACGTGGTTGCTCTTCCAATTGCCCTCGGCACCAGTTTCGGACTGGGTTGGGGGTTAGCTGGACTCTGGGTCGGTCTAACAGCGGGTCTTGCTGT GGTATCTGGCCTTGAGGCCATGTATTTGTACTTTACAGATTGGGAGGAAGCAGTGAAGCAAGCTGAGGCAAGAATGCGAACCGAGACGGCTAGAAGACGATCTTCGCTGTCAGGCCTGTCACAGGAGAGACACTAA
- a CDS encoding alpha/beta hydrolase fold-domain-containing protein, which translates to MATQTVNPPTVDGYRDSDDEFSSDDQEFHVDERSGRSWPTKILHNVIQPIKPKLVEIGKVSSADPTRCKPSRGARKRCDVQENKVENIWTYDMTPKSSDGEKRSYARRILYFAGGGWQAPPSGQHWTFCAEMINRLQDTRLTLVSYPLAPKDPVQDAFPAICKTYNVLLKESSDLGERVIVAGDSSGGNIALCLVTWTMRDQDVQVVRPPSAILAITATTDLRHNHPDIKEVDKVDPILSESSINETAGAWAPGHSDVSQQNGTNRETTDRNEKLDWSADDPRVSPIHADLGVCIRNNVKIHGITASHDVLGPEAVEFRERCRKEGVDGEWLSWGDQMHCFPLAYKYGLKESKEGLEWIIEVLKKC; encoded by the exons ATGGCGACCCAAACTGTCAACCCCCCGACCGTTGACGGTTATCGGGACTCAGACGATGAGTTCAGCTCAGATGATCAGGAGTTCCACGTCGATGAACGGTCTGGGCGGTCTTGGCCGACGAAGATTCTTCATAATGTTATTCAACCCATTAAACCAAAACTGGTAGAGATTGGAAAGGTTTCCTCTGCTGATCCTACGAGGTGTAAGCCGTCGAGGGGAGCAAGGAAGAGATGTGATGTTCAAGAGAACAAGGTCGAAAATATCTGGACGTATGATATGACTCCAAAGTCTTctgatggagagaagaggtCCTATGCCAGGAGGATATTGTACTTTGCTGGAGGCGGATGGCAAGCACCTCCAAGTG GCCAACATTGGACATTCTGCGCAGAGATGATAAACCGCCTGCAGGATACTAGACTTACCCTCGTCTCGTATCCCCTAGCACCCAAAGACCCCGTTCAAGACGCATTCCCAGCCATCTGCAAGACTTATAATGTCTTGTTGAAGGAATCATCTGACCTTGGCGAGAGGGTGATTGTCGCTGGAGACAGTTCAGGGGGCAACATCGCCCTATGCCTGGTGACTTGGACAATGAGAGATCAAGATGTACAAGTCGTTCGACCTCCATCTgccatcctcgccatcacTGCGACTACCGATTTACGTCACAATCATCCCGACATCAAAGAGGTGGACAAGGTTGATCCTATTCTGAGCGAGTCATCCATTAATGAAACAGCCGGTGCGTGGGCTCCCGGCCACTCGGACGTAAGTCAACAAAACGGGACGAACAGGGAGACAACAGATAGGAATGAAAAGCTCGACTGGTCCGCCGATGATCCCCGAGTCTCACCCATCCATGCCGACCTGGGCGTCTGCATCAGGAATAATGTCAAGATCCACGGTATCACAGCTTCCCATGATGTTCTTGGGCcagaggctgttgagttTAGAGAGAGATGTAGAAAGGAAGGCGTTGATGGAGAGTGGTTGTCTTGGGGTGATCAGATGCATTGCTTTCCGTTGGCGTACAAGTATGGGTTGAAGGAGAGTAAGGAGGGACTTGAATGGATTATTGAGGTTTTGAAGAAATGCTGA
- a CDS encoding major facilitator superfamily domain-containing protein produces the protein MSVAKQKKWYHIQWYSDTDTPEERKFIIKLDLLIVPYAVIAYWVKYIDQSNLNNAYVAGLKEDLGFKGNELVQLQTFYIIGAVLGQIPFFFLLTYVPIHWLIPGLDVCWGIFTLLQYRVNSFAELAAYRFLVGWFEAAFFPTMHYLFGSWYRGNEIARRGGIFYVGLSLGTLTAGLIQAGASARLDGVNGLEGWRWMYIICALITIPVGIAGYFVIPGTPDQPNRRVLSQHDIDVGEQRLKRAGHSSHGKMKLGHLKKVVLSPQFWGIILVDVLFWNAGTHSSSGSFLLWIKSLNRYSKAKVNELGTIAPALGIFYTLFVCFASDLVLGPAWAITVSTVWNALGLTILTIWNVPESALWFAYSTIYASVALSSVLHGWVNTQLRASPAERSFTLVLINAISQSTTAWTPLLVFPTVEGPRFPKGYPFALGCAIGLLIATHALHLWLKHRDPQAEAPTQFLSEETGDISSDTGSKTANSKTASVN, from the exons ATGTCTGTCGCCAAACAAAAGAAGTGGTATCATATCCAGTGGTATTCTGATACAGATACACCGGAGGAACGcaaatttattattaagcttGATCTTCTTATCGTCCCGTATGCTGTGATAGCTTATTGGGTGAAGTACATTGATCAGTCCAACCTGA ATAATGCATACGTTGCGGGTCTCAAAGAGGATCTGGGCTTCAAGGGCAATGAACTCGTTCAACTACAAACCTTCTACATCATTGGCGCCGTCCTTGGCCAGAtccccttcttcttccttctcacCTACGTCCCCATTCATTGGCTGATCCCCGGCTTGGACGTTTGCTGGGGAATCTTCACGCTACTTCAATACCGAGTCAACAGCTTCGCCGAACTGGCAGCTTACAGATTCCTCGTCGGATGGTTTGAAGCAGCTTTCTTCCCAACCATGCACTACCTTTTTGGCTCATGGTACAGGGGGAATGAAATCGCCCGAAGAGGAGGAATCTTTTACGTCGGTTTGTCTCTCGGAACACTCACCGCCGGCCTCATTCAGGCTGGTGCTTCAGCTCGACTCGATGGTGTGAATGGATTGGAGGGTTGGCGCTGGATGTATATCATCTGTGCGCTAATCACCATTCCGGTCGGTATCGCAGGATACTTTGTTATTCCAGGAACGCCTGATCAACCGAATCGTCGAGTTTTGAGCCAGCATGACATCGATGTTGGTGAGCAGCGGCTCAAACGAGCGGGTCACAGCAGTCATGGAAAGATGAAGCTAGGACACCTGAAGAAGGTCGTCCTGTCACCCCAATTCTGGGGTATCATTCTCGTCGATGTCTTATTCTGGAACGCTGGAACTCACAGTAGCTCTGGCTCTTTTCTCTTATGGATTAAAAGTCTTAATCGCTATTCGAAGGCCAAGGTCAACGAGTTGGGTACCATCGCACCAGCCTTGGGCATTTTTTATACCCTCTTCGTTTGCTTTGCATCAGATCTTGTGTTGGGGCCTGCATGGGCTATCACTGTTTCGACTGTCTGGAACGCCCTCGGACTTACCATCCTCACCATCTGGAATGTCCCAGAATCAGCACTCTGGTTCGCATATTCAACCATTTACGCGTCAGTCGCGCTTTCAAGTGTTCTTCATGGCTGGGTCAATACGCAGCTTCGAGCATCCCCAGCTGAACGGTCTTTCACGCTTGTCTTGATCAACGCTATCTCCCAGTCGACAACAGCTTGGACACCTTTGCTTGTCTTCCCGACTGTCGAAGGACCTCGTTTCCCGAAGGGTTACCCATTTGCATTGGGATGTGCTATAGGTCTGCTCATTGCGACGCATGCCCTTCACCTATGGCTGAAGCACCGAGA TCCTCAAGCTGAAGCCCCTACTCAGTTTTTGTCCGAGGAAACAGGTGATATCTCTTCCGATACTGGATCTAAGACTGCCAACTCCAAAACTGCATCCGTCAACTAA